Proteins from one Psilocybe cubensis strain MGC-MH-2018 chromosome 11, whole genome shotgun sequence genomic window:
- a CDS encoding Cytochrome P450 monooxygenase COX2, which produces MLIPTTLGTLFATYPIYATVIGTVAYAYVVKKLQAKLRNRNPNRLPLPPGPKGYPIIGSVLQVPHKNPWLVYDQWFKKYGDMVYFEALGQPFLVLGSLKRTNDLFEKRSSNYSDRLRLPMLIELMESDFNFAMQPYGQWWRRHRRLFNEHFHRKAIANYLPIQLHETRVLLQRLLFSPEGFMKHIELAFGATIMTVAYGIKVKESGDPYLATGHESLNGLAAAGIPGSFLVDMIPSLKYIPSWFPGAGFKKKAAHWRKVNEDLAKVPFKHVEQEMEKGDAVPCLTTALIEGLPDKRDPSYAEARKIAENISAVSYVGGADTTVSTVQAFIMAMVLYPEVQKKAHAELDAVLGGKRLPDFDDRPSLPYINAMVMESMRWNQVTPLGMVLLHIQVVHKYSH; this is translated from the exons ATGCTCATTCCTACAACATTAGGGACGTTGTTCGCGACTTATCCAATTTATGCGACCGTTATTGGGACAGTCGCTTATGCCTATGTAGTCAAGAAGCTTCAAGCAAAGTTGCGTAATCGAAATCCAAACAGACTCCCATTACCCCCAGGTCCGAAAGGCTATCCAATAATTGGCAGCGTTCTCCAGGTGCCGCACAAAAATCCTTGGTTGGTATATGACCAATGGTTTAAGAAATACG GCGACATGGTCTACTTTGAAGCTCTTGGACAACCCTTCCTTGTTCTTGGGTCTCTTAAAAGGACAAATGACTTGTTTGAGAAACGATCGTCCAATTATTCAGACAGACTTCGGTTACCTATGCTTATTGAACT CATGGAATCGGATTTCAACTTTGCCATGCAACCCTACGGACAATGGTGGAGACGTCACCGAAGATTATTTAATGAACATTTCCACAGGAAGGCTATCGCAAACTACCTTCCAATACAACTTCATGAAACTAGAGTGCTGCTTCAGCGTCTGCTTTTTTCGCCTGAAGGTTTCATGAAACATATTGAATT AGCCTTCGGCGCCACAATCATGACCGTGGCCTATGGCATTAAGGTCAAGGAGTCTGGCGACCCATATCTGGCAACTGGCCACGAGTCTCTAAATGGATTAGCGGCAGCTGGTATCCCTGGCTCATTTTTGGTGGATATGATACCCTCTCTTAAATATATCCCTTCTTGGTTCCCTGGAGCTGGGTTTAAGAAGAAGGCTGCTCATTGGAGAAAAGTGAATGAGGATCTCGCCAAAGTACCATTCAAACACGTCGAACAAGAAATG GAAAAGGGAGATGCAGTACCATGTCTAACCACAGCCTTAATCGAAGGGCTACCCGATAAGAGGGACCCAAGCTATGCAGAAGCGCGCAAGATTGCGGAGAATATTAGTGCTGTATCATATGTTG GTGGGGCAGATACT ACCGTCTCAACCGTTCAGGCTTTCATTATGGCGATGGTACTATACCCCGAAGTGCAGAAGAAAGCACACGCCGAATTGGACGCCGTTCTTGGCGGTAAACGTCTTCCGGATTTCGATGACAGACCTTCTCTCCCCTACATTAATGCGATGGTCATGGAGAGTATGCGCTGGAATCAGGTCACGCCGCTAGGTATGGTGTTGCTGCACATACAAGTTGTGCACAAGTACTCACATTGA